One genomic window of bacterium includes the following:
- the fabF gene encoding beta-ketoacyl-ACP synthase II → MMTRRVVVTGVGAVTPLGNDVETTWQGLLEGRSGIGPITTFDASAFDTHFAGEIKGFNPELFMDRKETKRTDRFVQYAVAASTMALRDAGIEQVSDPAEQERFGVIIGSGIGGLETHEAQHNRYLAGGPGRISPFYVPMMISDMAAGYVSIHVQAKGPNFCTVSACASAGHAIGAAFRSIRYGESDMMLAGGTECSITPMGLGGFNACKALSTRNDDPQGASRPFDVTRDGFVLGDGSGVVLIEEYEHAVKRGARIYAEVVGVGNTGDAYHITAPAEDGNGASRAMAAAMREGGLSVDDVDYINAHGTSTEHNDQIESLAIRNVFGARAKNGLVVSSTKSMTGHLLGAAGGVEAIFTSLSIYHGIVPPTINYRNPDPKCDLDYCPNQKRSLTIRAALSNSFGFGGHNVSLAFRKI, encoded by the coding sequence ATGATGACAAGAAGAGTAGTAGTCACCGGAGTGGGAGCCGTGACCCCGCTCGGCAACGATGTTGAGACCACCTGGCAGGGCCTGTTGGAGGGCCGCAGCGGGATCGGCCCGATAACCACGTTCGATGCGAGCGCGTTCGATACACATTTTGCCGGTGAGATCAAGGGTTTCAATCCCGAGTTGTTCATGGACCGCAAGGAGACCAAGCGTACCGACCGGTTCGTCCAGTATGCCGTGGCCGCCAGCACGATGGCCCTGCGTGATGCAGGGATCGAGCAGGTGAGTGACCCGGCTGAGCAGGAGCGTTTCGGGGTCATTATCGGCTCCGGGATCGGCGGGCTGGAAACCCACGAGGCCCAGCACAACCGCTATCTGGCCGGAGGGCCGGGGCGGATCAGCCCGTTCTACGTACCGATGATGATTTCGGACATGGCCGCGGGCTATGTCTCGATCCACGTGCAGGCCAAAGGCCCCAATTTCTGCACCGTATCGGCCTGCGCCTCGGCCGGGCATGCGATCGGAGCGGCGTTCCGCTCGATCCGCTACGGTGAGTCGGACATGATGCTGGCCGGCGGCACCGAGTGCTCGATCACCCCGATGGGCCTGGGCGGGTTCAACGCCTGCAAGGCCCTGTCCACCCGGAACGATGACCCGCAGGGCGCCTCGCGTCCGTTCGATGTCACCCGGGACGGGTTCGTGCTGGGGGATGGCTCGGGCGTGGTCCTGATCGAGGAATACGAGCATGCGGTCAAGCGCGGCGCGAGGATCTATGCCGAGGTGGTCGGAGTGGGCAATACGGGCGATGCCTATCATATCACCGCCCCGGCCGAGGACGGAAACGGCGCCAGCCGCGCCATGGCAGCCGCCATGCGCGAGGGTGGGCTGAGTGTGGACGATGTCGACTACATCAACGCCCACGGCACCTCGACCGAGCACAACGACCAGATCGAAAGCTTGGCGATCCGCAACGTGTTCGGCGCGCGGGCGAAAAACGGCCTGGTGGTAAGCTCCACCAAGTCCATGACCGGCCACCTTCTGGGCGCCGCCGGCGGCGTGGAGGCGATTTTCACCTCCCTGTCGATCTATCACGGGATCGTTCCCCCGACCATCAACTACCGCAATCCCGACCCGAAATGCGACCTGGACTACTGCCCCAACCAGAAGCGCAGCCTGACCATACGGGCGGCCCTGAGCAATTCGTTCGGGTTCGGTGGTCACAACGTTTCACTGGCTTTCAGGAAAATCTGA
- a CDS encoding acyl carrier protein, whose product MADLAQKVKEIIVEKLGVDAEKVTDDASFVEDLGADSLDTVELVMDFEEEFDLEIPDEEAEKLTTVGSAIKYLEEKLASKSN is encoded by the coding sequence ATGGCGGACCTGGCGCAGAAGGTGAAAGAAATCATCGTCGAGAAGCTGGGCGTGGATGCTGAAAAAGTCACTGATGACGCCTCGTTTGTTGAGGATCTGGGCGCCGACAGCCTCGACACGGTCGAGCTGGTGATGGATTTCGAGGAAGAGTTCGACCTCGAGATCCCGGATGAGGAAGCAGAAAAGCTGACCACGGTCGGCTCGGCGATCAAGTACCTGGAAGAGAAACTCGCCTCCAAGTCTAACTGA
- the fabG gene encoding 3-oxoacyl-[acyl-carrier-protein] reductase produces MVLQNQVALITGGARGIGKGVAERLASDGASTVLVDIDAVMAEKTAAGLGGPGKHMGLACNVSDADQAQAVVDKVVEQYGRLDILINNAGITRDNLIMRMKPEDWELVLRVNLTGSFNFVRAVSRQMMKQRSGRIVNVSSVVGLMGNAGQANYSASKAGLIGLTKSAAKEFASRGVCVNAVAPGFIETEMTANLPEEVKAGWNKIIPLGRGGQIADVAAAIAFLVGPDSSYLTGQVIQVDGGMVM; encoded by the coding sequence ATGGTCTTACAAAATCAAGTCGCGCTGATCACGGGCGGCGCACGTGGAATTGGCAAGGGTGTGGCCGAGCGGCTGGCCTCCGATGGAGCCAGCACGGTGCTGGTGGATATCGACGCCGTCATGGCCGAGAAGACCGCGGCCGGACTCGGTGGACCGGGCAAGCACATGGGTCTCGCCTGTAACGTGTCCGATGCGGATCAGGCCCAGGCGGTGGTGGACAAGGTGGTCGAGCAGTACGGCCGTCTCGACATCCTGATCAACAACGCCGGGATCACCCGCGACAACCTGATCATGCGGATGAAGCCCGAGGACTGGGAACTGGTGCTGCGGGTGAACCTGACGGGCAGTTTCAATTTTGTCCGCGCGGTCAGCCGTCAGATGATGAAACAGCGCTCGGGCCGGATCGTCAATGTATCGTCCGTTGTCGGTCTGATGGGCAATGCCGGGCAGGCTAACTACTCGGCCTCCAAAGCCGGGTTGATCGGCCTGACCAAGAGCGCGGCCAAGGAGTTCGCCTCGCGCGGGGTTTGTGTTAACGCGGTGGCCCCGGGCTTTATCGAGACCGAGATGACCGCCAATCTGCCGGAGGAGGTCAAGGCCGGCTGGAACAAGATTATCCCCCTCGGTCGCGGCGGACAGATTGCGGATGTGGCTGCCGCCATCGCGTTCCTGGTCGGCCCGGACTCCTCCTATCTTACCGGGCAGGTGATTCAGGTGGATGGCGGAATGGTGATGTAG
- the fabD gene encoding ACP S-malonyltransferase — translation MSDEVKTAVIFPGQGSQYVGMGRDLFDAFTPVRELFGRASEKLGFDLAKLCFEGPEEELAQTRVTQPAIFVHSVAVFRLLAERGFAPAVAAGHSLGEYSALTAAGFVDFEEAVGLVGLRGRLMQAAGDKAPGAMAAVIGLDNAVIEGLCRDSGEVVVPANLNAPGQVVVSGSVQGVDKVLEAAQKAGARMAKKLKVSGAFHSPLMEYASAPMRERLASANIHAGCIPVVPNVTATAEENPETLRELLVRQIVSPVLWTASINTISGMGIRKFIEVGPGNVLAGLCRRIERELETTSVGTLEQLESYR, via the coding sequence ATGTCGGATGAAGTTAAAACAGCGGTGATATTCCCAGGCCAGGGTTCGCAGTACGTGGGCATGGGCCGTGATCTGTTCGATGCGTTCACTCCGGTGCGCGAGTTGTTTGGCCGGGCTTCGGAGAAGCTGGGTTTCGACCTGGCGAAGCTCTGTTTCGAGGGTCCCGAGGAGGAGCTGGCCCAGACCCGGGTGACACAGCCCGCCATTTTCGTGCACTCGGTGGCCGTGTTCAGGCTCCTGGCCGAGCGCGGGTTCGCGCCAGCGGTGGCCGCCGGTCACAGCCTGGGCGAGTACAGCGCCCTGACCGCGGCCGGGTTCGTGGATTTCGAGGAAGCTGTCGGGCTGGTGGGCCTGCGCGGCCGTCTGATGCAGGCGGCCGGTGACAAGGCCCCCGGCGCGATGGCCGCGGTGATCGGTCTGGATAACGCGGTGATAGAGGGCCTCTGCCGCGACAGCGGCGAGGTCGTGGTGCCGGCCAACCTGAACGCTCCGGGCCAGGTGGTGGTGAGCGGCAGCGTGCAGGGGGTGGACAAGGTGCTGGAAGCGGCCCAGAAAGCCGGGGCGCGGATGGCCAAGAAACTGAAAGTGAGCGGGGCGTTCCACTCACCGCTGATGGAATACGCCTCCGCCCCGATGCGCGAGCGCCTGGCCTCGGCCAATATCCACGCCGGATGTATCCCGGTGGTGCCCAATGTCACCGCAACGGCCGAGGAGAACCCGGAAACCCTGCGCGAGCTGCTGGTGCGCCAGATTGTCAGCCCGGTGCTCTGGACCGCCTCGATCAACACGATATCCGGGATGGGAATAAGGAAATTCATCGAGGTCGGGCCGGGCAACGTGCTGGCCGGACTGTGCCGCCGGATCGAGCGGGAGCTTGAAACCACAAGCGTTGGAACGCTGGAGCAGCTTGAATCTTATCGCTGA
- a CDS encoding ketoacyl-ACP synthase III, giving the protein MGKYLKVLSTGIALPEKVLTNSDLERMVDTSDEWIVTRTGIKERRISEPGISTSDLGAQAAAMALERAGITALDIDLLIVATASGDYLFPSTACVIQSKLGATRATAFDISAACSGFLYGLTIAFSMLSSGFFRRALIVGAETLTKITDYTDRSTCVIFGDGAGAMLVSLAEDGKGMFESHLGSDGTFSGLLNLPAGGTHLPASHETVDNHMHFIKMNGNELFKVAVRSMVETAETILQKAKLTSADIDLLIPHQANIRIIQSLVKRLAIDEGKVYVNIERFGNTSAASIPIAYHEARSRGLIDAEKLLLMLAFGGGITWGGVLLRG; this is encoded by the coding sequence ATGGGAAAGTATCTTAAGGTTCTGTCCACCGGCATCGCATTGCCGGAAAAAGTGCTGACCAACTCCGACTTGGAGCGCATGGTCGACACCTCGGACGAGTGGATTGTTACGCGCACGGGCATCAAGGAGCGCCGGATCAGCGAACCCGGTATTTCCACCAGCGACCTGGGGGCCCAGGCCGCGGCCATGGCCCTGGAGCGGGCCGGTATTACCGCGCTGGACATTGATCTGCTGATTGTCGCCACCGCCTCGGGGGATTACCTGTTTCCCTCCACGGCCTGTGTGATCCAGAGCAAGCTGGGCGCCACGCGCGCCACGGCGTTCGATATCTCGGCCGCGTGCAGCGGTTTCCTCTACGGTCTGACCATTGCCTTTTCCATGCTCAGCAGCGGTTTTTTCCGCCGGGCCCTGATCGTGGGCGCCGAGACCCTGACCAAGATCACCGATTACACCGACCGCTCGACCTGCGTGATTTTCGGCGATGGGGCCGGGGCGATGCTGGTCAGCCTGGCCGAGGACGGTAAAGGCATGTTTGAGAGCCATCTGGGCAGTGACGGCACCTTTTCCGGCCTGCTCAACCTTCCCGCCGGCGGCACTCATCTGCCGGCCTCGCACGAGACTGTCGACAACCATATGCATTTCATCAAGATGAACGGCAACGAGCTGTTCAAGGTGGCCGTGCGTTCGATGGTCGAAACCGCGGAGACGATCCTGCAGAAAGCCAAGCTTACCTCTGCGGACATCGATCTGCTTATCCCGCACCAGGCCAATATCCGGATCATCCAGTCGCTGGTCAAGCGCCTGGCTATTGATGAGGGTAAGGTCTATGTCAACATCGAGCGTTTCGGCAACACCTCGGCCGCCTCGATCCCGATTGCCTATCACGAGGCGCGCAGCCGCGGCCTGATCGATGCCGAAAAGCTCCTGCTGATGCTGGCGTTCGGCGGCGGAATCACCTGGGGTGGAGTGCTGCTGCGCGGTTGA
- the plsX gene encoding phosphate acyltransferase PlsX, with protein sequence MKIVLDVMGGDHYPVAPLKGAVEAIEQLDSDFELVLVGDEALIQKHLEKSGSFDRGRIQVVHAPEVVEMGESPTVALRKKKNSSISVGVDLVARKEAQAFVSAGNTGAVMAASFRGLGRIGGISRPGICSVFPTVDKPCVVLDVGANVDSKPLHLLHFAMMGAVYSHKVLGVANPRVGLLNIGEEPSKGDELSIETHKLLSDSPLNFIGNVEGGGIFEGLADVVVCDGFVGNVVLKLSEKVLSLIVNQLRTQIKANPMSALGFLLMKQVFEQMKKTFDYAEYGGAPLLGIDGTTIICHGGSSPRAIRNAIRSARLAVIKNVNELIRESAANYQMDNSTNGKVS encoded by the coding sequence ATGAAAATCGTTCTGGATGTCATGGGGGGAGACCACTATCCGGTCGCACCGCTTAAAGGAGCGGTCGAGGCGATAGAGCAGCTCGATTCCGATTTCGAGCTGGTGCTGGTTGGCGATGAGGCCCTGATCCAGAAGCACTTGGAGAAAAGCGGCTCGTTCGACCGTGGCCGGATTCAGGTGGTGCATGCTCCCGAGGTGGTCGAGATGGGGGAGAGCCCGACCGTGGCCCTCCGCAAGAAAAAGAATTCCTCCATCTCGGTGGGAGTGGACCTGGTGGCGCGCAAGGAGGCCCAGGCGTTCGTGAGCGCCGGCAACACCGGTGCGGTGATGGCCGCCTCGTTCCGTGGTCTCGGGCGGATCGGCGGTATCAGCCGCCCGGGTATCTGCAGTGTCTTCCCCACCGTGGACAAGCCCTGCGTGGTTCTGGACGTCGGGGCCAACGTAGATTCCAAACCTTTGCATCTGTTGCATTTCGCCATGATGGGCGCGGTCTATTCCCATAAAGTGCTGGGAGTGGCCAACCCGCGGGTCGGCCTGCTCAATATCGGCGAGGAACCCTCCAAGGGCGATGAGCTCTCGATCGAGACCCACAAGCTGCTCAGCGACAGCCCGCTCAATTTCATCGGCAACGTGGAGGGTGGCGGTATCTTCGAGGGCCTGGCCGATGTGGTGGTCTGCGACGGGTTCGTGGGCAACGTGGTGCTCAAGCTGAGCGAAAAGGTGCTCAGCCTGATCGTGAACCAGTTGCGCACCCAGATCAAGGCCAACCCGATGTCGGCCCTGGGGTTCCTGCTGATGAAGCAGGTGTTCGAGCAGATGAAGAAGACTTTCGATTATGCCGAGTACGGCGGTGCGCCGCTCCTGGGAATCGACGGTACGACCATAATCTGCCACGGCGGCAGCAGCCCGAGAGCGATCCGCAACGCGATCCGCTCCGCCCGCCTGGCGGTGATCAAGAATGTCAACGAGCTGATCCGTGAATCGGCGGCCAACTACCAGATGGATAACAGCACGAATGGGAAAGTATCTTAA
- the rpmF gene encoding 50S ribosomal protein L32 — protein MAVPRRRTSKTAKRKRRTHFKLEAIGASLCSHCGQSKPQHTVCPHCGYYNGREVVAKSE, from the coding sequence ATGGCCGTACCACGCAGAAGGACCTCCAAGACCGCCAAGCGCAAGAGAAGGACCCATTTCAAGCTGGAAGCCATCGGCGCGAGCCTGTGTTCGCATTGCGGCCAGAGCAAGCCGCAGCACACCGTGTGTCCGCACTGCGGATACTACAACGGCCGCGAAGTGGTGGCAAAATCGGAGTAA
- a CDS encoding DUF177 domain-containing protein — translation MSVLVIELEKLRGGSCRNSGAVDPVELQFADPAELVFEGPLELDVRVSTTDRLSFYVHGTLSYRVSAECRRCLRPVSVERNPEVRGMFAFNEALERLELNDEERELQDIIPLAADSDSLDLTSLVREAVVLDYPHFLLCSESCRGLCPGCGADLNVEACRCHHESDDPRWAKLLGLKKKEDK, via the coding sequence ATGTCTGTACTTGTAATAGAGCTTGAAAAGCTGCGCGGCGGGTCGTGCCGCAACTCCGGGGCTGTCGATCCGGTTGAGTTGCAGTTCGCCGATCCGGCCGAGTTGGTGTTCGAGGGCCCGCTGGAACTGGATGTACGGGTCAGCACCACGGACCGTCTGAGTTTTTACGTGCACGGCACGCTGAGCTACAGGGTCAGCGCCGAGTGCCGCCGTTGCCTGCGTCCCGTTTCGGTGGAGCGCAATCCGGAAGTGCGGGGGATGTTCGCTTTCAACGAGGCTCTGGAGCGGCTCGAGCTGAACGATGAGGAGCGCGAGCTGCAGGATATTATTCCCCTGGCCGCGGACAGCGACAGCCTCGACCTGACCAGCTTGGTGCGCGAGGCGGTGGTCCTGGATTATCCGCATTTCCTGCTCTGCTCCGAGAGTTGCCGCGGGCTGTGCCCCGGCTGTGGAGCCGACCTGAACGTTGAGGCCTGCCGTTGCCATCACGAGAGCGACGACCCGCGCTGGGCCAAGCTGCTTGGGCTGAAAAAAAAAGAAGACAAGTGA